In Spirochaeta thermophila DSM 6578, the following proteins share a genomic window:
- a CDS encoding GH36-type glycosyl hydrolase domain-containing protein: protein MSYGHFEGREYVITNPRTPVKWINYVGTIDFGGFVDHTGGLLVCKGDPALNRITKYITQLPSSEFKGSTIYLRGRRGDRSFLYSPYYVPTLHEYDRYECRIGLGYSRFLMEYVGIRTEITVFVPEGESVVLQDVRIRNTGSDTVEVLDLIPVVEYSHFDALKQLTNADWVPQTMTSKAIGRPGGLLVLRQCAFMQTGRAENFLTSNSPVSSFEADRRRFLGENEYGTWKMPFSLVDGREFSNYEPLRGDNVGALMHHVGPLAPGEERRVIVQLGQVESVEKAMPLIERFREPEEVDAAFARMQAFWEEYLNVCQVETPDPEFDLLVNTHNPRQCYVTLNWSRYLSYYQLGYGARGIGVRDSSQDVMAVVAGAPGRAKKLLRKLLSVQKRNGSSMHQFNPKTMEATMGDAREMEDRPQYYGDDHLWLVFAVCHYIAETGDYAFLEEEIPFYEKDKEGRPLESARVLEHLERALAFTWNDTGVHGIPHLGFADWNDTVNLKIGAESFFIAHQFSKAARDLADLMDHLGKKEKAETYRSYAEEMKRRVNEVGWDGEWYLRYFDWDGSPIGSRGNVHGKIYTNAQSWAVISGNATPERARKALDAVYTHLNTRYGIKLSTPGYDHYDPNLGGVTTYPPGAKENGGIFLHANPWVIIAECMMGNGERAYQYHRQVNPIKKNEIIDIYEVEPYVFCQNILGDEHPQFGLGRNSWLTGTASWMYQAATQYILGVRVTHSGIVIDPCLPSEWEGFRMRRKVRGTWYEITVRNPEHVSRGVQSCTLDGEAVEVSGGAARIPFDTEGKDHVVEVILGA, encoded by the coding sequence ATGTCGTACGGACATTTCGAAGGGAGAGAGTACGTGATCACCAATCCACGCACTCCCGTGAAGTGGATCAACTACGTGGGGACCATAGACTTCGGTGGGTTCGTGGATCACACGGGAGGGCTCCTGGTGTGCAAAGGCGATCCTGCACTCAACCGGATCACCAAGTACATCACTCAGCTCCCCTCCTCGGAGTTCAAAGGCTCCACCATCTATCTTCGCGGGAGGAGGGGGGATCGGTCTTTCCTCTACTCGCCCTACTATGTCCCCACCCTCCATGAGTACGATCGCTATGAGTGCAGGATCGGCCTGGGGTATTCCCGGTTCCTCATGGAGTACGTGGGGATCCGCACCGAGATCACGGTCTTCGTGCCCGAGGGGGAGAGCGTGGTCCTCCAGGACGTGCGCATCCGGAACACGGGGAGCGATACGGTTGAGGTCCTCGACCTGATCCCTGTGGTGGAGTACTCCCACTTCGACGCCCTCAAGCAGCTTACCAATGCGGATTGGGTGCCCCAGACCATGACGAGCAAGGCCATCGGAAGGCCGGGGGGGCTCCTCGTCCTGAGGCAGTGCGCCTTCATGCAGACGGGGAGGGCCGAGAACTTCCTCACCTCCAATTCCCCGGTCTCGTCGTTCGAGGCCGACAGGCGCAGATTCCTGGGCGAGAACGAGTACGGTACGTGGAAGATGCCGTTCTCACTGGTCGATGGGCGTGAGTTCTCCAACTACGAACCGCTGCGGGGGGACAATGTGGGCGCCCTCATGCACCACGTGGGTCCTCTCGCGCCGGGTGAGGAGCGGAGGGTGATCGTCCAGCTGGGCCAGGTGGAATCGGTGGAGAAGGCGATGCCTCTGATCGAACGGTTCAGGGAGCCGGAGGAGGTGGATGCCGCCTTTGCGAGGATGCAGGCCTTTTGGGAAGAATACCTCAACGTGTGTCAGGTGGAAACTCCGGATCCCGAGTTCGACCTGCTCGTGAATACCCACAACCCCAGGCAGTGTTACGTCACCCTCAACTGGTCGAGGTACCTCTCGTACTACCAGCTGGGCTACGGAGCCCGAGGGATCGGGGTGCGGGATTCGAGCCAGGACGTGATGGCCGTGGTGGCGGGTGCACCCGGTCGTGCGAAGAAGCTCCTCAGGAAGCTCCTCTCGGTGCAGAAGCGGAACGGCTCGTCCATGCACCAGTTCAACCCCAAGACCATGGAAGCCACCATGGGGGATGCGCGGGAGATGGAGGATCGACCGCAGTACTATGGGGACGACCACCTGTGGTTGGTCTTCGCCGTGTGTCACTACATCGCAGAGACCGGTGACTATGCCTTTCTCGAGGAAGAGATCCCCTTCTATGAGAAGGACAAAGAGGGGAGGCCTCTTGAGAGCGCGCGTGTGCTCGAGCATCTCGAACGGGCGCTGGCCTTTACATGGAACGATACCGGGGTCCACGGGATACCACACCTCGGGTTTGCGGACTGGAACGATACCGTGAACCTCAAGATCGGGGCGGAGTCCTTCTTCATCGCCCACCAGTTCAGCAAGGCGGCTCGTGATCTCGCCGACCTCATGGATCACCTCGGCAAGAAGGAGAAGGCGGAGACCTACCGTTCCTATGCCGAGGAGATGAAGCGCCGCGTCAACGAGGTGGGATGGGACGGCGAGTGGTACCTGCGGTACTTCGACTGGGATGGAAGTCCGATCGGCTCGCGCGGGAACGTCCATGGAAAAATCTACACCAATGCGCAGTCATGGGCAGTGATCTCGGGGAACGCCACACCGGAGCGTGCCCGCAAGGCGCTGGATGCGGTCTACACACACCTCAACACCAGGTACGGGATCAAGCTGAGCACCCCGGGCTACGACCACTATGATCCGAATCTGGGTGGGGTGACGACCTATCCTCCCGGTGCCAAGGAGAACGGAGGCATCTTCCTGCATGCGAACCCGTGGGTGATCATCGCAGAGTGCATGATGGGCAACGGGGAACGGGCCTACCAGTATCACAGACAGGTGAATCCCATAAAGAAGAACGAGATCATCGATATCTACGAGGTGGAGCCTTACGTATTCTGTCAGAACATCTTGGGCGACGAACATCCACAGTTCGGACTCGGGAGGAACAGCTGGCTCACGGGTACCGCGAGCTGGATGTACCAGGCCGCGACGCAGTACATCCTCGGTGTACGGGTCACCCACAGCGGGATCGTGATCGACCCGTGTCTGCCGTCCGAGTGGGAGGGGTTCAGGATGCGGAGGAAGGTGCGGGGGACGTGGTACGAGATCACGGTGAGGAACCCTGAGCACGTGTCTCGGGGGGTTCAGAGCTGTACATTGGATGGAGAGGCGGTCGAGGTATCCGGAGGAGCGGCCCGTATACCCTTCGATACCGAGGGGAAAGACCATGTCGTGGAGGTGATCCTCGGAGCATGA
- a CDS encoding GH1 family beta-glucosidase, producing MNQGLFPEDFVWGVATSSYQVEGSLGADGRGESIWDTFSRMPGKVKYGHNGEPGAYQYRRYEEDVKLMAELGITSYRFSIAWPRVFPDSMKKRNPKGFDYYDRLIDELLAHGIEPFVTLYHWDLPQYLEDEGGWPSRETAFYFADYARACFEALGDRVKMWATLNEPLCSSVLGYALGWHAPGKEDWNLAMSALHHLYLGHGLAVQAFRDGGYEGRIGMVQVVSVGRPATRREEDLLALEKYREESAKLFLDPLYGRGYPERLMREAGGSFPLQEGDLDIIATPMDFLGLNYYSERAIKADPENPRGFSEAPDHYPRTAMGWAIVPQGLYRLFRWVYDHYTPSEMYISENGAAFQDVLTPDEDACHDPERIAYLRDHLASAARIVKEGIPLKGYYLWSFIDNFEWAYGYTKRFGIVYCDYLDGRRIPKDSYYYYREVIAGNEIFEV from the coding sequence ATGAATCAAGGTCTGTTTCCTGAGGATTTTGTCTGGGGAGTGGCGACCTCGAGCTATCAGGTCGAGGGATCGCTCGGCGCGGACGGGAGGGGGGAGAGCATCTGGGACACCTTCTCCCGGATGCCCGGAAAGGTGAAATACGGCCACAACGGTGAGCCCGGTGCCTATCAGTATCGGCGGTACGAAGAGGATGTGAAGCTCATGGCAGAGCTCGGGATCACCTCGTACCGGTTTTCCATCGCGTGGCCGAGGGTCTTCCCCGATTCGATGAAGAAACGAAACCCGAAGGGATTCGACTACTACGACAGGCTGATCGACGAGTTGCTCGCTCACGGGATAGAGCCCTTCGTGACCCTCTATCACTGGGATCTCCCCCAATACCTCGAGGATGAGGGAGGATGGCCTTCCAGGGAGACGGCGTTCTATTTCGCGGACTATGCCAGGGCGTGTTTCGAGGCCCTGGGTGACAGGGTGAAGATGTGGGCCACACTCAACGAGCCGCTCTGTTCCTCGGTCCTGGGATACGCCCTGGGATGGCACGCTCCCGGGAAGGAGGATTGGAACCTCGCCATGTCTGCACTCCACCACCTCTACCTCGGGCATGGTCTCGCGGTACAGGCCTTCCGGGACGGTGGATACGAGGGGAGGATAGGGATGGTCCAAGTGGTGTCGGTGGGGCGTCCGGCCACGAGGAGGGAGGAGGACCTTCTCGCCCTGGAGAAGTACAGGGAGGAGAGTGCGAAGCTCTTCCTCGACCCGCTCTACGGTCGGGGATACCCGGAGCGACTCATGAGAGAGGCCGGAGGTTCCTTCCCCCTCCAGGAGGGAGACCTGGATATCATTGCCACCCCGATGGATTTCCTCGGCCTCAATTACTATTCGGAGCGGGCGATAAAGGCGGATCCGGAGAATCCACGTGGTTTCTCGGAAGCCCCCGATCACTATCCCAGAACGGCTATGGGATGGGCCATCGTGCCGCAGGGATTGTATCGTCTCTTCAGGTGGGTGTACGATCATTACACGCCTTCCGAGATGTATATCTCCGAGAACGGGGCCGCTTTCCAAGATGTGCTCACGCCGGATGAGGATGCATGTCACGATCCGGAGAGGATCGCTTACCTCAGAGACCACCTCGCCTCTGCTGCGAGGATCGTGAAGGAGGGGATCCCCCTCAAGGGGTACTACCTCTGGTCGTTCATCGACAATTTCGAATGGGCCTACGGGTATACCAAACGCTTCGGGATCGTGTACTGCGACTACCTCGACGGACGGCGCATCCCGAAGGACAGCTACTACTACTATCGAGAGGTGATCGCAGGGAACGAGATCTTCGAAGTATAA
- a CDS encoding helix-turn-helix domain-containing protein — protein sequence MFSVSHGELFRNGESIRISTNFLPSRHAPDHGVDLTYIPHHHDFFELVVILDGEGFHHIGETAHSVFRGDVFIIPPSVPHHFQASHLRLVNVMFRGNVLEPYEHELRQLPGFTALFTLEPRERLEGRRKGHLKLSGSRLEEVERLIHHLIREENSRAPGHSIMAAGLFFQLLTVLAREYQRLSTPEAHRILTISSVISALESQYPRRWTIKELCVRANLSPSTLRRHFIRAVGMPPLRYLAYLRVEKACELLTQTDLTMLEIAEKVGFQDSNYFARQFRRYKGLSPREFRRITRRGVSTRAP from the coding sequence ATGTTTTCGGTTTCCCACGGTGAGCTCTTCCGAAACGGCGAGAGTATCCGGATATCCACCAATTTCCTCCCCTCCCGCCACGCACCTGATCACGGTGTGGATCTCACCTACATCCCCCATCATCACGACTTCTTCGAACTGGTGGTGATTCTCGACGGAGAGGGATTCCACCACATCGGCGAGACCGCGCACTCGGTATTCCGAGGCGATGTGTTCATCATCCCCCCGTCCGTGCCCCACCACTTCCAGGCCTCGCACCTGCGACTGGTGAACGTGATGTTTCGGGGAAACGTACTTGAGCCCTACGAGCACGAGCTCCGACAGCTTCCGGGGTTTACGGCCCTCTTCACCCTGGAGCCGCGAGAGCGCCTCGAGGGGAGACGCAAGGGCCACCTCAAACTCTCGGGGTCGAGACTCGAAGAAGTGGAACGGCTCATCCACCATCTCATCCGTGAGGAGAATTCACGCGCACCGGGACACTCCATCATGGCTGCAGGCCTCTTCTTCCAGCTGCTCACCGTCCTTGCCCGAGAATACCAGCGCCTCTCCACCCCGGAAGCCCACCGGATCCTCACGATAAGCTCGGTCATCTCCGCACTCGAGAGCCAGTACCCCCGTCGGTGGACCATCAAGGAGCTCTGCGTCAGAGCGAACCTCTCCCCTTCCACCCTGCGCCGCCACTTCATAAGGGCCGTGGGCATGCCTCCCCTCCGTTACCTCGCCTATCTCAGGGTGGAGAAGGCATGTGAGCTCCTCACCCAGACAGACCTCACCATGCTCGAGATAGCGGAGAAGGTGGGTTTCCAGGACAGCAACTACTTTGCCCGCCAGTTCAGACGGTACAAAGGCCTCTCTCCCAGGGAGTTTCGCCGGATCACGCGGCGTGGCGTCTCCACACGCGCACCTTAG
- the nadA gene encoding quinolinate synthase NadA: MTLRELKEDMKRRMGEIVPEVEIPLKAELILEIRALKEEKNALILGHNYMEPALYTYVPDERGDSLELSRKAAGTDKPIIVFCGVKFMAETAKILNPSKKVLIPSLEAGCSLAESITAEDVRAIRALLPGVPIVTYVNTYADVKAESDYCCTSGNADRVVKALGGGTVVFLPDQYLASNVAEQLGRRILFLKKEDGGLSPTLYDREGKEAADVRDRSSWEGAVIGWGGRCEVHEKYTVDDVRRIRAQFPDVCVLAHPECPPEVVHEADFAGSTRAMIDYVESTEASRYLLLTECSMGDNIMAAHPEKKMLRLCSVRCPHMNQITLEQTRDALRYEQYEVFVDEQMRERALTAVERMLAL, encoded by the coding sequence ATGACGCTCAGGGAACTCAAGGAGGACATGAAGCGCCGGATGGGGGAGATCGTCCCCGAGGTGGAGATCCCTCTGAAGGCCGAGCTCATCCTCGAGATACGTGCCCTCAAAGAGGAGAAGAATGCCCTCATCCTGGGGCACAACTATATGGAGCCTGCACTCTATACTTATGTACCCGACGAGCGCGGGGATTCCCTCGAGCTCAGCAGGAAGGCCGCGGGAACCGATAAGCCCATCATCGTGTTCTGCGGGGTGAAGTTCATGGCCGAGACCGCCAAGATACTCAATCCCTCTAAGAAGGTACTCATCCCCTCGCTCGAGGCGGGATGTTCCCTCGCGGAGAGCATCACCGCAGAGGATGTACGGGCGATCAGGGCTCTCCTTCCCGGGGTGCCCATTGTCACCTATGTGAACACCTATGCGGACGTGAAGGCGGAGAGCGACTACTGCTGTACCTCGGGGAACGCCGATCGGGTGGTGAAGGCCCTCGGCGGGGGGACGGTGGTCTTCCTCCCCGACCAGTACCTCGCCTCGAATGTCGCCGAGCAGCTCGGAAGGCGCATCCTCTTCCTCAAGAAGGAGGATGGAGGCCTTTCACCCACCCTCTACGATCGTGAGGGAAAGGAGGCGGCCGATGTGAGGGATCGATCCTCGTGGGAGGGGGCGGTGATAGGGTGGGGGGGGCGGTGTGAGGTGCACGAGAAGTATACCGTGGACGATGTGCGCAGGATCCGGGCCCAGTTTCCCGATGTGTGTGTGCTCGCCCACCCCGAATGCCCGCCCGAGGTCGTGCACGAGGCCGATTTCGCGGGAAGCACCAGGGCCATGATCGACTACGTGGAGAGCACGGAAGCCTCTCGCTATCTGCTCCTCACCGAGTGCTCCATGGGTGACAACATCATGGCGGCCCATCCGGAGAAGAAGATGCTCAGGCTCTGTTCGGTGCGTTGTCCTCACATGAACCAGATCACCCTCGAGCAGACACGAGATGCGCTCCGTTATGAGCAGTACGAGGTCTTCGTGGACGAGCAGATGCGGGAGCGGGCCCTCACGGCGGTGGAGCGGATGCTCGCCCTCTAA
- a CDS encoding ABC transporter ATP-binding protein produces MAQDEVVLRCEGVGASLGDRRVLDAVGVWVKRGEVVGVLGPNGAGKSTLLRLVVRVLEPEVECVWVCGEEVRSLSQKEIARRVGYVPQQVVVPFPFTLEEVVRMGRWPHLGRLQPEGERDVRAVREAMEEVGVWGIRGRRVGEVSGGELQRVVLARAFAQEPAVLLLDEPTSHLDPGFACRVMGLVRGVCRRRGVGALATFHDINLALLYADRLVCLKEGKVLASGTPEEVADPALFRDLYGIEVVCISHPVSGRPQVVFVPEAGL; encoded by the coding sequence ATGGCTCAGGACGAGGTGGTGTTGCGGTGCGAGGGGGTGGGGGCCAGTCTGGGGGACCGGCGGGTGCTGGATGCGGTGGGGGTGTGGGTGAAGAGGGGGGAGGTGGTGGGGGTGCTCGGTCCGAATGGGGCGGGGAAGAGCACGCTGCTCAGGCTGGTGGTCCGGGTGCTCGAGCCGGAGGTGGAGTGTGTGTGGGTGTGTGGGGAGGAGGTGCGGAGTCTCTCCCAGAAGGAGATCGCCCGGAGGGTGGGGTATGTCCCCCAGCAGGTGGTGGTGCCCTTCCCCTTCACGCTGGAAGAGGTGGTGCGGATGGGCAGGTGGCCGCACCTCGGGCGGCTGCAGCCGGAGGGGGAGAGGGATGTCCGGGCGGTACGGGAGGCGATGGAAGAGGTGGGGGTGTGGGGTATCAGGGGGCGGAGGGTGGGGGAGGTGAGTGGGGGAGAGCTGCAGCGGGTGGTGCTCGCCCGGGCGTTCGCCCAGGAGCCGGCGGTACTCCTCCTGGACGAACCGACGAGTCACCTGGATCCGGGGTTCGCGTGCCGGGTGATGGGACTGGTGAGGGGTGTGTGCCGGCGGAGGGGGGTGGGGGCCCTCGCGACGTTCCACGACATCAACCTGGCTCTCCTCTATGCGGACAGGCTCGTGTGCCTCAAGGAGGGGAAGGTCCTTGCCTCGGGAACGCCGGAGGAGGTCGCCGATCCCGCACTCTTCAGGGATCTCTACGGAATCGAGGTGGTGTGCATCTCGCATCCCGTGAGCGGTCGGCCCCAGGTGGTGTTCGTCCCGGAGGCGGGATTGTAG
- a CDS encoding FecCD family ABC transporter permease, protein MRGWVRVLRWGLFMALTVFFVWGAVLVGAAEVSPPRVWAALLRLLREGLPGPSRLGVTDRILLYVRLPRVLLAFLSGAVLAGAGAVYQGVFRNPMADPYVLGVSAGGALGTATAVFVLPGEWLPLSMMVGAFTGGAAALLLVYGIAGSVRSTATETLLLSGISVSLFLSALLSLLLTFVRDRVGSLVFWMMGSFSTADWDKVGVALGLVLGEVLLVVPWVRDLDVLSMGDETAVGLGVRVVRVRLYLLLVVSLAASGVVALCGPVGFVGLVVPHMVRRLLGARHVRVFTGGLWLGGMVMVAADTLARVALSPSELPVGVVTALVGVPFFVYLLRWRRG, encoded by the coding sequence ATGAGGGGATGGGTTCGCGTGCTTCGGTGGGGGTTGTTCATGGCCCTCACCGTTTTTTTTGTGTGGGGTGCGGTGTTGGTGGGGGCTGCGGAGGTGTCGCCTCCGCGCGTGTGGGCGGCCTTGCTCCGTCTGCTCAGGGAGGGGTTGCCCGGTCCCTCCCGCCTCGGGGTGACAGACAGGATCCTGCTCTACGTGCGTCTGCCCAGGGTGCTCCTCGCCTTCCTTTCGGGGGCGGTCCTGGCGGGCGCCGGTGCGGTATATCAGGGGGTCTTCCGGAATCCCATGGCCGATCCCTATGTCCTGGGTGTCTCGGCGGGAGGTGCACTGGGTACCGCGACGGCGGTCTTCGTCCTTCCGGGGGAATGGCTGCCTTTGTCCATGATGGTGGGGGCGTTCACGGGAGGAGCGGCAGCCCTCCTCTTGGTCTACGGGATCGCGGGTTCGGTGCGGAGCACGGCGACCGAGACCCTCCTGCTCTCGGGTATCTCGGTGAGTCTCTTCCTCTCGGCCCTTCTCTCGCTCCTTCTCACGTTCGTGCGGGATAGGGTGGGGAGCCTGGTATTCTGGATGATGGGGAGTTTCTCCACGGCCGACTGGGACAAGGTGGGGGTCGCCCTGGGGCTGGTGTTGGGTGAAGTGCTCCTGGTGGTGCCCTGGGTGAGGGATCTCGACGTGCTCTCCATGGGAGACGAGACGGCGGTGGGTTTGGGTGTGCGGGTGGTACGGGTGAGACTCTACCTCCTCCTGGTGGTCTCGCTCGCGGCTTCGGGGGTGGTGGCGCTCTGCGGTCCGGTAGGGTTCGTGGGGCTCGTGGTGCCGCACATGGTGCGGCGTCTCCTTGGGGCGCGTCATGTGCGGGTCTTCACAGGGGGGCTCTGGCTGGGGGGGATGGTGATGGTGGCCGCGGATACCCTGGCGCGGGTGGCCCTTTCGCCCTCGGAGCTTCCTGTGGGGGTGGTGACCGCGCTCGTGGGGGTGCCGTTCTTCGTCTACCTCCTCAGGTGGCGGCGGGGGTGA
- a CDS encoding ABC transporter substrate-binding protein produces MRRMWASLLVVFLLGSGLAAQEEPAVRVTDSYGRRLLLPEYPDRVVSLAPNITETLFALGKGDLLVGRTDYCDWPAEVAGVPSVGTILQPNIERIVALEPDVVIASSHLSKEVDEKLRKLGIPVAVFNYPESFEGTYETILQVARVVGAVQKAEDLIDGIEQTVLTVMSAVSGLPRPRVYYVISYGQFGDYTAGKGTFIDTLIQIAGGVNVASDVEGWQYSAERLLEKDPDIIVCSKYYNTKEGFMKTSPYTQLTAVKEGRVFEIDNNLVDRQGPRIGEGLMALARIIHPEAFEE; encoded by the coding sequence ATGCGGAGGATGTGGGCTTCGCTACTGGTCGTCTTCCTCCTCGGCTCGGGGCTCGCGGCGCAGGAGGAGCCCGCGGTCCGGGTCACCGACTCGTATGGGAGACGGCTCCTTCTCCCGGAGTATCCCGACAGAGTCGTCTCCCTGGCTCCGAATATCACCGAGACGCTCTTCGCTCTCGGGAAGGGTGATCTCTTGGTGGGGCGCACCGACTACTGTGACTGGCCTGCCGAGGTGGCGGGTGTCCCGTCGGTGGGCACGATCCTCCAGCCCAATATCGAGCGCATCGTGGCCCTGGAGCCGGATGTGGTGATCGCCTCCTCCCACCTCTCCAAGGAGGTGGACGAGAAGCTGCGGAAACTCGGGATCCCGGTGGCGGTCTTCAATTACCCTGAGAGTTTCGAGGGCACCTACGAGACGATCCTCCAGGTGGCCCGCGTGGTGGGGGCTGTTCAGAAGGCGGAGGATCTCATCGACGGCATAGAGCAGACGGTGCTCACGGTGATGAGCGCGGTGAGCGGGCTCCCCCGGCCAAGGGTGTACTACGTGATAAGCTATGGTCAGTTCGGCGACTATACTGCGGGAAAGGGGACGTTCATCGATACCCTCATCCAGATCGCCGGAGGGGTGAACGTGGCCTCCGACGTGGAGGGATGGCAGTACAGCGCGGAGAGGCTCCTGGAAAAGGATCCGGATATCATCGTCTGTTCGAAGTACTACAACACGAAGGAGGGATTCATGAAGACCTCCCCCTATACCCAGCTCACGGCGGTGAAGGAGGGCCGGGTGTTCGAGATCGACAACAATCTCGTCGACCGGCAGGGACCGCGGATAGGGGAGGGGCTCATGGCCCTGGCGCGTATCATCCATCCGGAGGCTTTCGAGGAATGA
- a CDS encoding type II toxin-antitoxin system VapC family toxin, whose product MNILIDTQAFLWAVSDSDKLSERAKEVFYNPQNVLYFSAASYWEICLKMSLGKLRLEKGWKKVIDREMSVNSIKWLKLKKEHMVRLLYIPWLHNDPFDRMLIAQAQMEKCAILTSDPQIAQYDVQTIW is encoded by the coding sequence ATGAACATACTGATCGATACACAGGCGTTTCTCTGGGCTGTTTCGGACAGCGATAAGCTCTCCGAGCGGGCGAAGGAGGTCTTCTACAATCCCCAGAATGTGCTCTACTTCAGTGCAGCCAGTTATTGGGAGATCTGTCTCAAGATGTCCCTGGGCAAGCTCCGGCTCGAGAAGGGGTGGAAGAAGGTGATCGACCGGGAGATGAGCGTGAACTCCATCAAGTGGCTCAAGCTCAAGAAGGAACACATGGTGCGCCTCCTCTACATCCCATGGCTCCACAACGATCCCTTCGACAGGATGCTCATCGCCCAGGCGCAGATGGAGAAGTGTGCGATCCTCACCTCCGATCCGCAGATCGCCCAGTACGACGTGCAGACCATCTGGTGA
- a CDS encoding type II toxin-antitoxin system Phd/YefM family antitoxin — MFTIERSVAAKMFEELLERALKGEDVVITDEEKIPLVRFVPVQGVRSDRVLDGAKGLIVYMSDDFNEPLDDIFAEYVP; from the coding sequence ATGTTCACGATAGAGCGGTCCGTTGCGGCAAAGATGTTCGAGGAGCTTCTCGAGCGCGCCCTCAAGGGGGAGGATGTGGTGATCACCGACGAGGAGAAGATCCCCCTCGTGAGGTTCGTCCCTGTTCAGGGTGTGCGTTCCGATCGCGTCCTGGATGGGGCGAAAGGGCTCATCGTGTACATGTCGGATGATTTCAACGAACCGCTCGACGACATCTTTGCAGAGTACGTGCCATGA
- a CDS encoding S1 family peptidase, whose product MRIFAGIMLCVAFVSADPFQGGADFPAMLFPGREVSARVEPQPGVRVFTFSVPPSTVAARLRVRAGGSVEVAVRREGRVVARSVGEGWEVWLTRWERTLRPGTYVVEVGYEGDVGDGVDVSLLFSLVSGEASFDIETGRPVRLVLSPEQAMCTVGRLKVPQGVPALRVDVLDAEGDVDLFLAPGTAVPDPRAASHRATTPLGRESLVVGEGLAPGDYALMVADLRVLEAPEEVVLLVRFEESPPPLEARGPVLSPVVQVVAGRSMGSGVLVSEDGKILTALHVVEGGEEVVVAVTREEGMPPDELFRAEVILEDEVRDLALLRLTADLYGRPLPEGIDFPVVTPAFSEMRVGSRITLVGYPPGVGLRSRPVELRLPSLVAGRERVWTEGGRRDLLKVSGWIGEGMSGGAVFDEQGRLVGILTGRISDGWGGLGVVVAAHEVPSDWWHR is encoded by the coding sequence ATGAGGATTTTCGCAGGGATCATGTTGTGCGTCGCGTTCGTATCCGCGGATCCCTTTCAGGGGGGTGCGGACTTCCCCGCCATGCTCTTCCCCGGAAGGGAGGTGTCCGCCAGAGTGGAGCCTCAGCCGGGGGTGAGGGTGTTCACCTTCAGTGTGCCGCCCTCCACCGTGGCCGCGCGCCTCCGGGTCCGTGCCGGGGGGTCGGTGGAGGTGGCGGTGAGAAGGGAGGGGCGGGTGGTGGCGAGGAGCGTAGGGGAGGGGTGGGAGGTGTGGCTCACGCGATGGGAGAGGACGCTCAGGCCGGGGACGTACGTGGTGGAGGTGGGATATGAGGGTGATGTGGGTGACGGAGTGGATGTCTCGCTCCTCTTCTCGCTCGTTTCCGGTGAGGCCTCGTTCGACATCGAGACAGGACGACCGGTGAGGCTCGTGCTCTCGCCCGAGCAGGCCATGTGCACGGTGGGGAGGCTGAAGGTGCCTCAGGGAGTGCCGGCCCTGAGGGTGGATGTCCTCGATGCGGAGGGGGATGTGGATCTTTTCCTCGCTCCCGGGACTGCGGTTCCGGATCCTCGGGCGGCCTCCCATCGGGCCACCACCCCTCTGGGACGGGAGTCCCTGGTGGTGGGAGAGGGACTCGCTCCCGGCGACTACGCCCTCATGGTGGCGGACCTGCGGGTCCTGGAGGCGCCCGAGGAGGTGGTGCTCCTCGTGCGTTTCGAGGAGTCTCCCCCCCCTCTCGAAGCACGGGGACCTGTCTTGAGCCCGGTGGTACAGGTGGTGGCCGGACGTTCGATGGGATCGGGGGTCCTGGTGTCGGAGGATGGGAAGATCCTCACCGCCCTGCACGTGGTGGAGGGTGGTGAGGAGGTGGTGGTGGCGGTGACCCGTGAGGAGGGGATGCCGCCGGATGAGCTCTTCCGTGCAGAGGTGATCCTCGAGGACGAGGTGCGGGATCTCGCCCTCCTCCGGTTGACGGCCGATCTCTACGGCAGGCCCCTCCCCGAAGGGATCGATTTCCCCGTCGTGACCCCTGCCTTTTCCGAGATGCGTGTGGGGAGCCGGATCACTCTCGTCGGCTATCCACCGGGGGTGGGATTGCGCTCCCGGCCCGTGGAGCTCCGCCTGCCCTCTCTGGTCGCCGGACGGGAGAGGGTGTGGACGGAGGGAGGGCGTCGGGATCTCCTCAAGGTTTCCGGGTGGATCGGGGAGGGGATGTCGGGTGGTGCGGTCTTCGATGAGCAAGGGAGGCTCGTGGGGATTCTCACCGGACGGATATCCGATGGGTGGGGGGGGCTCGGTGTGGTGGTGGCTGCACATGAGGTGCCTTCGGACTGGTGGCACAGATGA